From Zavarzinella sp., one genomic window encodes:
- a CDS encoding DUF1501 domain-containing protein has product MEHSDHLENQFTRRGMLQSALLGGAASVAGIAGVDALGTSAIASELKKQQKRVILLWLAGGASQLETWDPKPGAVTGGPFRSIQTVAPGVRISELMPKMALRLKHTAIIRSLNTRNGDHGGAAQIMMRGRRNEANIRFPDLGAVVAREMGLPDSPVPDYVTFYTQTEGRGMAPGDSGFLGSRYAPMELTTDMMPRNIRKLDGISMMDHQARHQLRGALAAHFSKGRQDSVMNSHTEAFTRVAGLMSSEKLFDISQESESMRDRYGRTQFGEQCLIARRLVEAGVPFVRVGRAWWDSHGQNFETHQEMVPELDHVMATLIDDLKDRGLLEKTLIITLSEFGRTPSINASLGRDHFASAWSCSLTGAGVLGGSVYGETDESGNRVKDGEMNAATLFATIYSALGINPHKNYYIGSRPIPLVDAGTEPVKAVLA; this is encoded by the coding sequence ATGGAACATTCTGATCATCTGGAAAACCAATTTACCCGTCGCGGGATGTTGCAATCGGCACTGCTTGGTGGTGCTGCATCAGTTGCAGGTATCGCGGGTGTTGATGCGTTAGGTACTTCTGCAATCGCTTCAGAACTGAAGAAACAGCAAAAACGAGTCATACTGCTCTGGCTTGCTGGTGGTGCCAGTCAATTGGAAACATGGGATCCGAAACCGGGCGCAGTCACTGGCGGGCCATTTCGTTCAATTCAGACGGTTGCTCCAGGTGTACGCATTTCAGAACTGATGCCAAAAATGGCTCTAAGATTGAAGCATACTGCGATCATTCGATCATTGAATACTCGCAACGGCGACCACGGTGGTGCTGCACAGATCATGATGCGGGGGCGTAGAAACGAAGCGAACATTCGTTTCCCTGATCTCGGGGCAGTTGTCGCCCGCGAGATGGGATTACCCGACAGTCCGGTACCAGATTATGTGACCTTTTACACGCAAACAGAAGGGCGAGGCATGGCACCCGGGGACTCGGGCTTTCTCGGTTCGCGTTATGCACCGATGGAACTCACCACAGACATGATGCCCCGCAATATTCGTAAACTTGATGGAATTTCGATGATGGACCACCAGGCCCGTCATCAGTTGCGTGGGGCTTTGGCAGCACATTTCAGCAAAGGCAGGCAGGATTCCGTAATGAATAGCCATACGGAAGCGTTTACCCGTGTTGCTGGCCTGATGAGTAGCGAAAAACTGTTTGATATTTCGCAGGAATCGGAATCGATGCGAGATCGTTATGGTCGTACACAGTTTGGCGAGCAGTGCCTGATTGCCCGTCGACTTGTGGAGGCTGGAGTGCCGTTTGTGCGAGTCGGCCGAGCCTGGTGGGACAGCCACGGTCAGAACTTTGAGACACACCAGGAAATGGTACCAGAACTTGACCATGTGATGGCTACGCTTATTGACGATTTGAAAGACCGTGGCCTGCTGGAAAAGACTTTAATTATCACCCTTTCTGAATTTGGTAGAACGCCATCAATAAATGCTAGCCTGGGTCGTGATCACTTTGCTTCTGCCTGGTCCTGTTCATTAACCGGAGCAGGAGTACTTGGTGGATCGGTTTATGGCGAAACAGATGAATCTGGAAATCGGGTGAAAGACGGTGAAATGAATGCCGCCACCTTGTTTGCGACGATTTATTCTGCACTGGGAATTAACCCCCACAAAAATTACTACATCGGCAGCAGGCCCATTCCACTGGTTGATGCAGGTACGGAACCTGTCAAAGCGGTTCTGGCGTAA
- a CDS encoding purine-nucleoside phosphorylase, giving the protein MTNEHFHQFLMICQQYQPHLAVVLGSGLNIAFQDMPEITSVSFSEIEGVRPPTVPGHHGRFQLIELGSKPIVVQTGRLHFYEGCTPDEVSQPLRAIQKTGISHLLLTNAAGSLQPTWVPGGLVQIRQDFFWQLGDRFQKLFQPLETDVYSSDFFDLVTNAANAAGLKIPAGVYCSLPGPCYETPAEIGALQKIGFDLVGMSTAFEARFAKSFGMEVAAISCVTNLAAGLEQNATLHHQDVLQVAQKGSTNLLKIIAQLPL; this is encoded by the coding sequence ATGACCAACGAGCATTTTCATCAATTCTTAATGATTTGTCAGCAATACCAGCCGCACCTGGCAGTGGTATTGGGTTCGGGCTTAAACATCGCTTTTCAAGACATGCCTGAGATCACTTCGGTATCCTTTTCAGAAATCGAAGGGGTGCGTCCTCCAACTGTTCCTGGTCATCATGGCAGATTTCAATTGATTGAACTTGGAAGCAAGCCGATAGTGGTACAAACAGGCAGATTGCATTTTTATGAAGGTTGCACCCCGGACGAAGTTTCTCAGCCCCTGCGTGCCATTCAGAAAACCGGCATTTCTCATCTTCTTCTCACAAATGCGGCAGGTTCACTCCAGCCCACATGGGTACCTGGTGGCTTGGTTCAGATTCGGCAGGATTTTTTCTGGCAACTTGGTGATCGTTTTCAGAAATTATTTCAGCCACTGGAAACAGATGTTTATTCGTCTGACTTTTTCGATCTAGTGACAAACGCCGCCAATGCTGCAGGTTTGAAAATTCCTGCTGGCGTTTATTGTTCGCTTCCTGGTCCGTGTTACGAAACGCCCGCAGAAATAGGCGCCTTACAAAAGATTGGCTTTGATCTGGTGGGAATGTCCACTGCTTTTGAAGCACGCTTTGCTAAGTCGTTTGGCATGGAAGTGGCTGCAATTTCCTGTGTAACAAATCTTGCCGCTGGATTAGAACAGAATGCCACTTTGCACCACCAGGATGTGCTTCAAGTTGCGCAGAAAGGCAGCACTAATCTGCTAAAAATTATTGCACAGCTACCACTTTGA
- a CDS encoding DUF1553 domain-containing protein, producing MRLFTTLCCMWSFCLGATSAELLSPNSTVEQAIDHYINLQLKEAAIVPAPLVDDAEYLRRVTLDLAGRIPTIVEYEEYLKANDRNKKQQLVERLIASPSFVRHQSVMFDAMMTNTSSTKNSLQKYFAVSLEKRKSWDLIFRELMLPDESDANQPGSGDYLRARIGDLDRLTNDVSVTFFGVNVSCAQCHDHPLVEDWKQEHFYGMKTFFSRTFLNGKDVSERDYGLVKYTPNKGKPTDARPLFLSGKVIPLPNLQDPTKEQVAKEKELLEKHKQSKTPLPKPSVSARETLVVTALKDVENDFFAKSIVNRIWHRFFDYGIVNPLDQMHSENSPSHPEMLAWLARDFRNHQFDLHRIMRGIVLSDTYARSSKWENENVPQKKYFAVSNLKPLMPTQLALSMRIASQDPTYFRNAGTAEQENNIEKLVGSANSFANLLEIPGENFQVGVTEALLFSNSDQINRLLFQSGNSLIKPLVALPLNERVSEMYRFVFARTPTAIEMNLIQEYLKQRNDRAEEALQQVIWALVSSPEFRFNH from the coding sequence ATGCGTTTATTCACCACATTATGCTGTATGTGGTCATTTTGTTTGGGTGCTACAAGTGCAGAACTTCTGTCACCGAATTCAACGGTCGAACAGGCAATTGACCACTACATCAACCTGCAATTGAAAGAAGCGGCTATTGTCCCTGCACCACTGGTGGACGATGCAGAATACTTGCGGCGGGTTACGCTTGACCTGGCAGGCCGCATCCCCACCATCGTGGAGTATGAAGAATATCTGAAAGCCAATGATCGAAATAAGAAGCAACAACTCGTAGAGCGGTTAATTGCCTCCCCAAGCTTTGTGCGGCATCAGTCCGTAATGTTCGATGCGATGATGACAAACACTTCATCTACAAAAAACTCACTGCAAAAATATTTTGCTGTTTCTTTGGAGAAACGAAAATCGTGGGATTTGATCTTCCGCGAATTGATGTTGCCGGATGAGTCGGATGCTAATCAGCCCGGTAGCGGGGATTACTTACGAGCCCGAATTGGTGATCTTGACAGATTGACAAACGACGTCAGCGTGACTTTCTTTGGCGTTAACGTCAGTTGTGCACAGTGCCACGATCATCCACTGGTAGAAGACTGGAAGCAGGAGCACTTCTACGGCATGAAGACATTCTTTTCCAGAACATTTCTCAATGGCAAAGATGTGTCAGAAAGGGATTATGGTTTGGTTAAATATACCCCTAATAAAGGGAAGCCTACTGATGCACGCCCACTGTTTTTGTCGGGCAAAGTGATTCCATTGCCGAATTTGCAGGACCCAACGAAAGAACAAGTGGCCAAAGAAAAAGAACTTTTGGAAAAGCACAAACAAAGTAAGACCCCACTTCCGAAACCAAGTGTCAGCGCCCGTGAAACATTGGTCGTGACAGCATTGAAGGATGTTGAAAATGATTTTTTTGCAAAATCAATCGTAAATCGAATCTGGCATCGCTTCTTCGATTATGGAATTGTGAATCCACTGGACCAGATGCATAGCGAAAATTCGCCCAGCCATCCAGAAATGCTGGCGTGGCTGGCTCGTGATTTCCGCAACCACCAATTTGATCTGCACCGTATTATGCGGGGAATTGTGCTGTCCGACACATATGCACGTAGTTCCAAATGGGAAAACGAAAATGTGCCTCAGAAAAAATATTTTGCTGTCAGCAATCTGAAGCCCCTGATGCCCACTCAACTGGCATTGTCCATGCGGATTGCTTCCCAGGATCCAACTTATTTCCGCAATGCTGGCACGGCAGAACAGGAAAACAACATCGAGAAGCTTGTAGGTTCTGCTAACTCTTTCGCGAATCTATTGGAAATTCCTGGTGAAAACTTTCAGGTGGGTGTTACGGAAGCTTTACTCTTTTCCAACAGCGACCAGATTAATCGACTATTGTTCCAAAGTGGTAATTCACTCATCAAACCTTTAGTTGCTTTGCCGCTGAATGAAAGAGTTTCCGAAATGTACCGCTTTGTATTTGCGCGCACTCCCACAGCTATTGAAATGAACTTAATCCAGGAATACTTGAAGCAACGGAATGATCGTGCAGAAGAAGCACTGCAACAGGTTATTTGGGCATTAGTCAGCAGTCCCGAGTTTCGATTTAACCATTAA
- the rbfA gene encoding 30S ribosome-binding factor RbfA — translation MKKFRLARVAEVVREVASEAILFHLRDPRIKFTTVTRTEVTPDLQTAKVYVSVMGSEKEQTLTLHGLRNAAGFVQSKLAERMTTRYIPKVQFFLDTGLKNSLEVSNILAQEKLRQSTDDETEKLLDVQPTVEDLPSEADSSPAN, via the coding sequence ATGAAAAAATTCCGATTGGCTCGAGTTGCGGAAGTCGTGCGTGAAGTGGCCAGTGAAGCAATTTTGTTTCACCTGCGAGATCCACGTATTAAGTTTACTACAGTAACAAGAACCGAAGTGACTCCGGATCTGCAAACTGCCAAAGTGTATGTTTCTGTGATGGGTTCCGAAAAAGAACAGACACTGACATTACATGGTCTACGCAACGCTGCTGGATTTGTGCAATCAAAGTTGGCAGAACGGATGACAACTCGCTATATTCCCAAGGTGCAGTTTTTTCTTGATACAGGCCTCAAGAACAGCCTGGAAGTCAGCAACATTCTTGCACAGGAAAAACTGAGACAATCCACGGATGATGAAACGGAAAAGCTTCTCGATGTACAACCAACTGTTGAAGATCTCCCCTCGGAAGCGGATTCATCACCTGCCAACTAG
- a CDS encoding DUF503 domain-containing protein, with product MHVGYAKFKLLLRGARTLKEKRQVVRSMKDRIFNSWKVAVSEVDLQDICQSIVLGVAVVGSDAVTVQSLLEEITQAMRVHPQAEFVSVVKEVLKPELVA from the coding sequence ATGCATGTAGGTTACGCAAAGTTCAAGCTTTTGCTTCGTGGTGCCCGAACACTGAAAGAAAAGAGACAAGTTGTTCGAAGCATGAAAGACCGTATTTTCAATTCATGGAAAGTAGCGGTCAGCGAAGTTGATTTGCAGGATATTTGTCAATCAATCGTGTTGGGGGTTGCAGTTGTAGGCTCTGATGCAGTAACAGTGCAGTCGCTATTGGAGGAGATCACTCAAGCAATGCGCGTACATCCGCAAGCTGAGTTTGTTTCTGTGGTGAAGGAAGTTTTGAAACCGGAACTGGTGGCATAA
- a CDS encoding hemolysin family protein, giving the protein MTIFLISAFIAVSISAMCSLLEAIVLSLTPSQIADIVQKNPRVGKIWQQFKQRIDRPIAVILILNTAAHTIGATIAGSKVEELYGSGAVIWFSIIFTYVMLQFTEVLPKTLGVRYNRRLSAVAIPLLLLTRVFQPVLWFIHLINRPFERRNRLVDDPTLEEMTALAGMARLTNLIGPHQERIIRGASRLSRMTVGQVMIPVTEITFMSTSNSIDDAIVVAHDDPHTRFPIHKENNVDDVVGYINFKEMVYWSKTNPNNPGLTGIIRPVQFVSPDEPAAQLLRIFVDLHEHMAIVRAQDGKTLGLVTLEDLVEELLGDLQDEFDHLPRQIHALQGDAWMVGGGVHLRDISSRMDISFQNPDLTMSDWLISELGHVPKVNEHYVTAGITFTIRRIRRTKIFEVLVTKNATVVGKRVI; this is encoded by the coding sequence TTGACTATTTTTCTTATCAGTGCGTTTATTGCTGTCAGTATTTCTGCGATGTGTTCATTGTTGGAAGCAATCGTGTTAAGTTTAACACCCAGCCAGATTGCAGATATTGTTCAGAAAAACCCCAGAGTGGGGAAAATCTGGCAGCAATTCAAGCAACGGATTGATCGGCCCATTGCGGTAATTCTGATCTTAAACACGGCAGCCCACACCATCGGTGCCACGATTGCTGGCTCTAAAGTCGAAGAACTTTATGGTTCAGGTGCGGTTATCTGGTTTTCAATCATATTTACTTATGTAATGCTTCAATTTACCGAAGTGCTACCGAAAACACTCGGGGTGCGGTACAACCGCAGATTATCCGCTGTGGCTATTCCCCTGTTGTTACTGACACGAGTTTTTCAGCCAGTGCTCTGGTTCATTCATCTCATTAACAGGCCCTTTGAGCGACGTAATCGACTGGTGGATGACCCCACGCTGGAAGAAATGACTGCCCTTGCCGGCATGGCACGTCTGACAAATCTGATTGGTCCTCACCAGGAAAGGATTATTCGCGGGGCATCTCGCCTGTCTCGGATGACGGTGGGGCAAGTCATGATCCCGGTGACAGAAATCACCTTCATGTCAACAAGTAACTCGATTGACGATGCAATTGTGGTGGCGCATGATGACCCCCACACTCGCTTCCCGATTCACAAGGAAAACAATGTTGATGATGTAGTGGGCTACATCAACTTTAAGGAAATGGTTTACTGGTCGAAAACCAATCCGAATAATCCTGGATTAACAGGTATTATCCGCCCTGTACAATTCGTTTCCCCAGATGAGCCTGCGGCCCAGTTGTTGCGTATTTTCGTAGATTTACACGAACACATGGCTATTGTGCGTGCCCAGGATGGGAAGACACTCGGTCTGGTTACTCTGGAGGATCTCGTTGAGGAACTTCTTGGAGATCTCCAGGATGAATTTGACCACTTACCCCGTCAGATTCACGCACTACAAGGAGATGCATGGATGGTGGGTGGGGGTGTTCATTTGCGAGACATCAGTTCTCGAATGGACATTTCATTTCAGAATCCGGATCTAACTATGTCGGATTGGTTGATTTCCGAACTGGGACACGTTCCAAAAGTGAACGAACATTATGTGACGGCAGGCATCACTTTCACTATACGGCGGATTCGCAGGACGAAAATCTTTGAAGTACTGGTGACTAAGAATGCCACAGTAGTTGGGAAGCGTGTTATTTAG
- a CDS encoding HAMP domain-containing sensor histidine kinase: MRWSIRVQFVLPLIVVLAVLIAFGIASLYQAHQQVESQTIQQLDTVQKLLKSGRFPLTKPVLEQMKQLSGMDFLVLFPNSKPRNELSTQFTHSIPQLNPEKGGFFSADYTTRVVDLPDSHPNFPAEVIVCYPTQNANEALNTAIQPIFLLFGGAIFAIILVAYQGNTLVRKIRSLQRQTENQQVGAYSPIDIPPRNDEIRDLAVTFDQMFKQLSNYYAQQQQMEKLQLISQVGTGLAHQLRNHITGAKLPLELMAQNEKYDEEAIEVSLRQISLLENTLRRFIALQKQEMVPTASRIDPAKLVPEIIAIFQHQAHHARTELSVVCEHGTHEILMNPDLFRDLVINLVMNALEAAAVDGKVQVKSGNQGDFVVITVQDTGSGPPENMKTTLFEPFQSSKKEGIGLGLAIVKTIVEDCHGEISWRRENNWTIFTVKLPAYRGF; encoded by the coding sequence CAGTCTATATCAGGCACATCAACAGGTCGAATCTCAAACAATTCAGCAGCTAGATACTGTTCAGAAACTGCTAAAAAGCGGACGATTTCCGCTCACAAAACCGGTTTTAGAACAGATGAAACAGTTATCGGGAATGGATTTTCTGGTGCTTTTCCCTAACAGCAAACCCCGGAACGAGTTGAGCACACAATTTACCCACTCTATACCGCAATTAAATCCTGAAAAAGGTGGTTTTTTTTCTGCCGACTACACAACTCGAGTTGTTGACCTTCCAGATTCCCATCCGAATTTTCCAGCAGAAGTCATCGTGTGCTATCCCACCCAGAATGCGAATGAGGCATTGAATACTGCCATTCAGCCAATATTTCTTCTTTTTGGTGGGGCAATATTTGCGATTATTCTGGTCGCATATCAGGGAAATACACTGGTTCGAAAAATTCGCTCTCTGCAGCGACAAACTGAAAATCAACAGGTTGGTGCGTACTCGCCAATTGATATTCCCCCACGAAATGACGAAATACGCGATTTAGCAGTTACATTTGATCAGATGTTTAAGCAACTATCAAATTATTATGCCCAGCAACAACAGATGGAAAAACTTCAATTAATCTCACAAGTGGGGACTGGATTAGCCCACCAGTTGAGAAATCACATTACCGGGGCAAAACTCCCACTCGAATTAATGGCCCAGAATGAAAAATACGATGAAGAGGCAATCGAAGTATCGCTGCGTCAAATCTCCTTACTAGAGAATACTTTACGGCGATTTATTGCATTGCAGAAACAGGAAATGGTGCCCACAGCCAGCCGAATCGATCCTGCAAAGCTGGTGCCAGAAATAATCGCCATTTTCCAGCACCAGGCACACCATGCCCGCACGGAACTTTCGGTGGTTTGTGAGCACGGCACTCATGAAATTCTCATGAATCCAGATTTATTTCGCGATCTGGTGATCAATCTGGTCATGAATGCTCTTGAAGCTGCCGCAGTCGACGGCAAAGTTCAGGTGAAAAGTGGCAACCAGGGAGATTTTGTCGTTATTACCGTGCAGGATACTGGTTCCGGACCACCGGAAAACATGAAAACCACTTTGTTTGAACCATTTCAATCATCCAAAAAAGAAGGGATTGGTCTTGGCCTGGCAATCGTTAAAACAATAGTTGAAGATTGCCATGGTGAAATCTCTTGGCGTCGAGAGAATAATTGGACAATCTTCACGGTAAAATTACCTGCCTACCGTGGGTTTTGA
- the malQ gene encoding 4-alpha-glucanotransferase, protein MNPSPTLPRSSGVLLHPTSLPTAYGIGDFGPAAYRWIDSLAEARQMWWQTLPLGPTGYADSPYQSLSSFAGNINLISPELLISNGLLVESRLPLNSFPTHKVDYAQVIAFKEQIIRAAWEQFSSHPPAELKQNFEQFCDEEAEWLQPYSLFVTLKKARGGVAWTDWPKELMNGEQHPELLKMVQHELGDEIRLQQFAQFLFFEQWGRVRAYAKSKKVKIIGDVPIFVAMDSADVWAQPDLFLLDATRKPLAVAGVPPDYFSNEGQLWGNPQYHWEKQEQDGYRWWVKRLQAALRMADLIRLDHFRGFCAAWHVPPNEPNAIRGQWVDGPREKLFIKLIEALGNLPLIAEDLGEITPDVFELRDRLQLPGMKVVQFGFESPANEFMPHNFPNSNYVAYTGTHDNDTTMGWFHSVSPQEQHYCRQILRCSNEQIANELIRFVWSSTAQISIAPLQDLLQLGTEARMNYPGKPDGNWHWRFTEHQLQPHHWEFLKDITHLYNRVGE, encoded by the coding sequence ATGAATCCATCCCCAACATTACCCAGATCTTCTGGGGTACTTTTACATCCCACTTCGTTACCAACTGCATATGGCATTGGCGATTTTGGTCCTGCTGCGTATCGTTGGATCGATTCGCTAGCCGAAGCCAGACAAATGTGGTGGCAGACTCTTCCTTTGGGGCCGACAGGCTATGCCGATTCCCCATACCAGTCTCTCTCCTCGTTTGCGGGAAATATCAACCTGATATCTCCAGAACTACTCATTTCAAATGGGCTGTTGGTTGAATCCCGGTTGCCCCTCAACAGTTTCCCTACCCACAAAGTCGACTATGCCCAGGTTATTGCCTTCAAGGAACAAATAATTAGAGCAGCCTGGGAACAGTTTAGTTCGCATCCACCTGCGGAATTGAAACAGAATTTTGAACAATTTTGTGATGAAGAGGCCGAATGGCTCCAGCCTTATTCTCTCTTTGTGACTTTAAAAAAAGCCCGGGGTGGAGTGGCATGGACCGACTGGCCCAAAGAATTAATGAATGGTGAACAACACCCAGAATTGTTGAAAATGGTACAGCACGAGCTGGGTGATGAAATTCGTCTGCAGCAATTTGCCCAATTTCTATTTTTCGAACAGTGGGGCAGGGTGCGTGCCTACGCGAAATCGAAAAAGGTGAAGATCATCGGCGATGTTCCAATTTTTGTGGCGATGGATTCAGCCGATGTCTGGGCACAGCCTGATCTGTTTTTGCTGGATGCTACTCGGAAACCACTTGCGGTGGCGGGTGTTCCGCCCGATTACTTCAGCAATGAAGGTCAATTGTGGGGTAACCCCCAATATCACTGGGAGAAGCAGGAACAAGACGGATATCGCTGGTGGGTGAAACGGTTGCAGGCAGCACTTCGGATGGCAGATTTGATTCGCTTAGACCATTTCCGTGGCTTTTGTGCTGCCTGGCATGTTCCGCCGAATGAGCCGAATGCGATTCGAGGACAGTGGGTCGATGGGCCACGCGAAAAATTGTTTATCAAATTAATCGAGGCCCTTGGAAACCTGCCATTGATTGCAGAAGACCTGGGCGAGATTACCCCCGATGTCTTTGAACTTCGCGACCGACTGCAACTTCCAGGGATGAAAGTGGTGCAGTTTGGCTTTGAATCACCTGCCAACGAGTTTATGCCACACAATTTTCCCAATAGCAACTATGTTGCCTACACTGGCACACATGACAACGACACCACCATGGGCTGGTTTCATTCGGTTTCACCCCAGGAACAACACTACTGTCGGCAGATTTTGCGGTGCAGTAACGAACAGATTGCCAACGAACTGATTCGGTTTGTCTGGTCGAGCACAGCGCAGATTTCCATTGCCCCTTTGCAGGATCTACTTCAATTAGGTACGGAAGCCCGCATGAATTACCCAGGAAAACCTGATGGCAATTGGCATTGGCGATTCACAGAACACCAACTTCAGCCCCACCATTGGGAGTTTTTGAAAGATATAACGCACCTCTACAACCGGGTGGGGGAATGA
- the infB gene encoding translation initiation factor IF-2: MKGAPTPGNKAGAAQPGTSQPARRFTLEELKLLREGRQNLTEIRRQAELPTPVKPGADEVVEDEAGKGKKGIPAKGKDSRAAERARRTEQRKVKTRDVIITDGHVELDDQSLGSKVGRRAALLRKQKRAKLPGTIERKGKVPIAFPITVRSLSEAIGMKSGELLFKLKDLANALFTINSSVEPAVAELIAGEKGIELDIQRQKDAEQDMFDAHDEAADDESKLESRAPVVVIMGHVDHGKTTLLDTIRKKYGMDSDVVSSEAGGITQVIRAWRVEKDGKPITFLDTPGHEAFTKMRARGANVTDIAVIVVAANDGVMPQTEEAISHAKAAGVSIIVAINKVDLPDANLKKTEQQLYSLELLPDTMGGDCPFVYTSAAKGDGIDDLLENIALLAELAELKANPHKSAQGVCLEAYLSGDQGVNATLLIQQGTLRKGEAIICGSSYGRVRAMYDDMGRSIETAGPSTPVRIIGLDEVPNADDHFHVVPELATARLIAEKRKQRFQEASLNRFTPVTLDSFSLNASKTKITELKVILKAEARGSVEAIKKELEKLVHEEVRVRVLHSGIGAITESDVQLALTSPADSMVVGFNVVPDDAAIKLADEKDIPLREYNIIYELTNDIKAALEGKLKPEERVIHLGRAVVREVFKIRSVGTIAGCYVTQGTVERNAKIRVIRDGAVIFPPPERTAQLDSLKRFKDDVKEVREGYDCGMKVLGFDDVKTGDVIEAYRIEQVQRKL, encoded by the coding sequence GTGAAGGGTGCTCCCACTCCCGGAAACAAGGCAGGTGCCGCCCAGCCCGGAACTTCACAGCCCGCACGCCGATTTACACTCGAAGAGTTGAAGTTGCTGCGGGAAGGCCGTCAGAACCTGACTGAGATCCGTCGCCAGGCAGAATTGCCCACACCTGTGAAGCCGGGTGCTGACGAAGTTGTTGAGGATGAAGCAGGCAAAGGCAAAAAAGGCATTCCCGCCAAGGGCAAAGACAGTCGGGCTGCAGAACGGGCCCGCCGCACGGAACAGCGGAAGGTCAAGACCCGTGACGTTATTATTACAGATGGACATGTAGAACTGGACGACCAATCGCTTGGGTCCAAGGTTGGCCGGCGTGCTGCCCTGTTACGCAAGCAGAAACGGGCCAAATTGCCTGGTACAATTGAGCGTAAAGGGAAAGTCCCAATTGCCTTCCCGATTACCGTACGCTCTCTTTCAGAAGCAATCGGGATGAAATCTGGTGAATTGCTGTTCAAATTGAAAGATTTGGCAAACGCACTCTTTACTATCAACAGCAGCGTAGAGCCAGCAGTGGCGGAATTGATAGCTGGCGAAAAAGGTATTGAACTGGATATTCAGCGTCAGAAAGATGCGGAACAGGACATGTTCGATGCCCATGATGAGGCAGCTGATGATGAAAGCAAACTGGAATCCCGCGCTCCTGTTGTGGTCATCATGGGGCACGTCGACCATGGAAAAACGACATTGCTTGACACCATCCGCAAAAAATACGGTATGGATTCAGATGTTGTTTCTTCGGAAGCTGGTGGTATCACACAGGTAATCCGTGCCTGGCGTGTCGAAAAAGATGGAAAACCAATTACATTCCTCGATACACCTGGTCACGAAGCCTTCACCAAGATGCGTGCCCGTGGGGCCAATGTCACAGACATTGCTGTCATTGTGGTTGCAGCAAACGATGGTGTGATGCCGCAAACAGAAGAGGCTATCAGCCACGCCAAGGCAGCAGGAGTATCGATCATTGTTGCCATCAACAAAGTTGATTTGCCAGATGCCAACTTGAAGAAAACAGAGCAGCAACTCTATTCACTGGAGTTGCTGCCTGACACGATGGGTGGTGATTGTCCATTCGTTTACACTAGTGCCGCCAAGGGCGATGGTATCGATGATCTGCTGGAAAATATTGCTCTATTGGCCGAATTGGCAGAACTGAAAGCGAATCCACACAAATCGGCCCAGGGGGTATGTCTTGAAGCATATCTTTCCGGCGATCAGGGGGTTAACGCGACGCTGCTGATCCAGCAAGGGACGTTACGAAAAGGCGAGGCGATTATCTGCGGATCTTCCTACGGGCGTGTGCGTGCCATGTATGATGATATGGGCCGGTCAATCGAAACGGCTGGACCATCTACTCCGGTACGCATCATTGGTCTAGATGAAGTTCCCAATGCAGACGACCACTTCCACGTGGTGCCTGAATTGGCTACAGCGCGTTTAATTGCTGAGAAACGGAAACAGCGATTCCAGGAAGCATCCCTTAATCGCTTTACCCCTGTCACTCTTGACAGCTTCAGCCTCAATGCATCCAAAACCAAGATTACTGAGTTGAAGGTAATTTTGAAAGCGGAAGCTCGGGGATCTGTCGAAGCCATTAAGAAGGAACTGGAAAAGCTGGTACACGAAGAAGTTCGTGTACGCGTTCTGCATTCTGGTATCGGGGCAATTACCGAAAGTGACGTTCAACTCGCGTTGACATCACCCGCAGATTCGATGGTGGTGGGATTCAACGTGGTTCCTGACGATGCTGCGATTAAGCTGGCAGACGAGAAGGATATCCCGCTTCGTGAATACAACATCATTTATGAATTGACGAACGATATCAAGGCTGCTCTGGAAGGTAAACTGAAGCCGGAAGAACGTGTGATCCATTTGGGCCGAGCTGTTGTTCGGGAAGTCTTCAAGATTCGTTCCGTAGGTACAATTGCCGGATGTTATGTTACCCAGGGTACCGTGGAACGTAATGCAAAAATCCGAGTCATTCGAGATGGTGCGGTGATTTTCCCACCACCCGAACGGACTGCCCAACTTGATTCTCTGAAACGGTTCAAGGACGATGTTAAAGAAGTTCGCGAAGGATACGATTGCGGGATGAAAGTGCTAGGCTTTGACGATGTGAAAACTGGCGACGTGATCGAAGCTTACCGCATTGAACAGGTTCAACGGAAACTGTAA